The Mycolicibacterium duvalii DNA window CTCCGGGGCCGGTCGCCGGCACCGTGCCGATGAGGATCGACAGCGCCGCGAGCCGGGCGCGGGCGTTCTCGATCGCGGCCTGGTCGTTGTCGCCCGAGGCCTGCAGCTGCGCCAGCGTCTGCTGCAGCTCGGCGACCTCGGTGCTCAACGCCGCCTCCCGCTGTTGCAGCGAGTCGAGCAGGATCACCAGGTCGGCCGGGCGGGCGGTCTCCAGCGAGTCACCCGAGTCGGTCTGGCGCACCTGGGTGGCGATGGCCACCCCGAGCAGCAGACACAGCAGGACGCCCAGCATTGCGAACACCAGCTGCGAGCGGCCCCGCCCGGTCACCTCCGCGTTCAGCCCGCCGCTCCCGGGGCGGGCGTGCTCGGGCGGCAACTCGTGGCGGCCGTGCTGGTGGGGGGCCGAGTGCTGCGGTTTGTGCTCGGTCATGCGCCGAAAAGCCTCCGCCGCAGCGCCGCGGCGTTGCCGAAGATGCGGATGCCGAGCACGACGATGATCGCGGTCGAGAGCTGGGTGCCGACGCCGAGCTGATCGCCGAGGTACACGATCAAAGCCGCCACCAGCACGTTGAACACGAACGACACGACGAAGACCTTGGCGTCGAAGATCCGCTCCAGATACGCGCGCAGGCCGCCGAACACCGCGTCGAGCGCGGCGACCACCGCGATCGGCAGGTACGGCGCGACGACCTCGGGCACGTCCGGACGGAAGATCACGCCGAGCACGATGCCGACGACCAGAGCGACGATGCCGATCATCTATGGTCCCGTCTCTGTGGCGAAGTTGACGTCTCGCACGGAGCCGGCGGGAAGCGACAGGCCCTCCCCCGCCGAGACCCGTACTCCGACACCGTACGACGTCTCCAGCAGCCGCAGTCGCTGCAGCCCGGTGCTGCGACCGAAGTTGTCCTGCAACGCGTGCGGCGGCCCGATGGCGAGGATCTCGTAGGGACTGGCGATCGGTTGATTGTCCACCAGGATGCCGCCGCCTGCCTGGCGGATCGTCACGTTGGGGCCGACGCGCACCCCGCCGACCGAGATGGCCTCGGCGCCGCTGACCCACAGCGAGTTGACGACGAGCTGCAGGTCGCGGTCGAGGATCACCTGCCTGCTGCCCGGTACCCGCTGCTTGGAGACGTCGGTGAGGTCCGGGGTGGCGCCGGGGTCGGTGACCGTCACCGTCAGCCCCGGCCCGATCACCGGGGTGGCCGCGGCCGCGAGGTTGGCCCGGTCGAGGTCGGCCAGCAGCATCCGTCCGGTGGCGTCGCCTTCGAGCCGGCGTCGTTGTTCGACTTCGACCACGGCGGCCAGTTCGTCGCGGCGCGCGGCTGTCTGCGCGGTCTCGCTCTCCGCGGCGCGCACGGTGCCCGCCAGCACCCGCTGGGACTCCCGCATGCCCGGGGCGGTCGCCTGTGCCTGCGACCAGGCCAGCGCGAAGACCGCGGCGACGGTCACCGCGGCGAGCAGCTGCCAGCCCCACTGCGCGGCACGGCTCGAGAGTTTCGGGGATTTCGGTTCTCGCGCCGCGGCGGCGTAACCGGGGTCGAGGTGTTCCGACAGCAGGGACCTCAGCAGCGACGGCACCGGGATCCGGGTCGGCGCATCCGCCCGGTGCGCGTTGCCGCCCGATGTGGTGTCGTAGCCCCCCAGCATGCTCATCCTCGGGCCGGCTCCGTGGTGTGCGCCGGTGGACTCTTCGGCGGAAGGATGCGCACCACCATCCCGACCTGGATCAGATACAGCGCGCCGGACCACAGGTACATCGCCAGGCCCCAGACGACGAACCCCCACCCCCAGGCCAGCACCACCCGACTCCACAGTGCGTCGTACTGGCCGAGCAGGACCAGCGGCAGCCCGGACATCAGCGCGAACGTCGCCGCCTTGCCGATGTAGGTGACCGGCAGCGCGGTCAGACCGCGCCGGCGCAACAGCGGCAGCGTGGCGGCCAGCACCAGGTCGCGGCCCAGCAGGACGCCCACCAGCCACCACGGCAGCAGTCCGGCCAGAGCCATCGCGACGGGCACGGTGACCATGTAGATGCGGTCCACGGCCGGGTCCAGCAGCTCGCCCAGGCGGGAGGACTGGTTGTCGAACAGCCGCGCGATCTTGCCGTCGGCCCAGTCGGACACGCCGCTGAACATCAGGATCGCGACCGCCCACGCGTTGGCGGCCGGCCCCCCGGCCACCAGCAGCAGGTAAAGGAATACCGGAACCAGCACCAGCCGGATCACCGACAGCACGTTGGGCACCGTCAGCACCCGGTCCCCGGGCGGTGGGTTTCCGATCGCCGATGTCTCGGCCATGCCGTTGAACCTAGCGGAACACGCCGGGCAGGCTCAGCGCCGACAGGGTGTCGTCGTTGAGCGGGTTGTCGTGCACCATGTACGTCCACGTCGACGTCGGGCGTGCCAGCTTGGAGAGGTCCACGCCGGGTTCGTCCTCGATCGACGGCGCGGTCTCGAAGGTCTGCTGGGCGGCTTCGATGGCGTCGGCGGCCAGCGATGCGAACGCATCGACGGCCATCCGGTGGAACTCGTCGAGCGGGTTCTGTCTGCCGAGCGCACGCAGGTGGATGCTCTCCCGGATGTCGGAGAGGTAGGCCAGGTGCTCGGCCCATCCGCGGTCCAGATGGAACAGCATGATCATCCGGCAGATCTTCTCGAGCTTCTCCTCGCCGTCCGGCGCGAGTTGTTCGACCAACTCGGCGTAGCGGTCCGGCGACAACTCTGCCAGTTCGTCGCGTGCGGTCGTCGTGCGCAACAGCGTCTCGCGGCGCTCGACGAGGATGGCGCGCTGCTGGGCGATCAGCTGGTTGTAGCGCCACGTGTTGGCGTGCACGTCGAGCAGCCGGCCCTCGGCCACCCGCTGTGCGTGCTCGAGCAGGCTGGCCGCCTTGGGGTGGGTGACCCGGCCGGTGTCGTCGCAGTCCAGCGGCAGCTTGCCGGACTCCAGGTGAGCGACCACGACATCGTCTTCCCAGCTCGAGAAGAACACCGACGAACCGGGATCGCCCTGGCGGCCGGCACGGCCGCGCAACTGGTTGTCGAGCCGCTCGGTGTGGTGGCGTCCGGTGCCGATGACGTGCAGCCCGCCCAGCTCGGCGACCTGTTCCTTCTCGGCGTCGTGCTCGTCGGCGTGCGAGCCGCCGAGCCGGATGTCGGTGCCGCGGCCCGCCATCTGGGTGGACACAGTGACCGCGCCGAGCTTGCCGGCCTCGGCGATCACCGCGGCCTCTTCGGCGTCGTTCTTCGCGTTGAGCACCACGGCCGGCACCCCGGCCTTGACCAGCCGGCGGTGCAGCTCCTCGGACTCGGCGACGTCGCGGGTCCCGACGAGCACCGGCTGCCCGGTCTCGTGCACCTCTTTGATGTGTTCGATGACGGCGTCGTTGCGCGCCGCGGCGGTGACGTAGACCCGGTCGACCTCGTCTTCGCGGATGTTGGGCTTGTTCGGCGGGATCGGCGACACCCCGAGCTTGTAGAACTGGCGCAGCTGCTCGCCGGCGGCCAGCGCGGTGCCGGTCATGCCGCACACCGTCGGATAGCGGTTGATCAGCGCCTGCACGGTGATGGTGTCGAGCACCTCGCCGGTCTCGGTGGTCTCGATGCCCTCCTTGGCCTCGACTGCGGCCTGCAGCCCGTCGGGCCAGCGCTGCAGCGTCGCGATCCGCCCGCGCGACGCGTTGATCAGGTGCACCGCGTCGTCGCGCACGATGTAATGCACGTCGCGCTGGAGCAGCACGTGCGCGTGCAGCGCGACGTTGATCTCGGTCAGCGTGGTGGAGACGTGTTCCTCGGAATACAGGTCGATACCGCCGAGCTTGGCTTCGACCTTCTGCGCGCCGGCCTCGGTGAGG harbors:
- a CDS encoding DUF881 domain-containing protein, with product MSMLGGYDTTSGGNAHRADAPTRIPVPSLLRSLLSEHLDPGYAAAAREPKSPKLSSRAAQWGWQLLAAVTVAAVFALAWSQAQATAPGMRESQRVLAGTVRAAESETAQTAARRDELAAVVEVEQRRRLEGDATGRMLLADLDRANLAAAATPVIGPGLTVTVTDPGATPDLTDVSKQRVPGSRQVILDRDLQLVVNSLWVSGAEAISVGGVRVGPNVTIRQAGGGILVDNQPIASPYEILAIGPPHALQDNFGRSTGLQRLRLLETSYGVGVRVSAGEGLSLPAGSVRDVNFATETGP
- a CDS encoding CDP-alcohol phosphatidyltransferase family protein, yielding MAETSAIGNPPPGDRVLTVPNVLSVIRLVLVPVFLYLLLVAGGPAANAWAVAILMFSGVSDWADGKIARLFDNQSSRLGELLDPAVDRIYMVTVPVAMALAGLLPWWLVGVLLGRDLVLAATLPLLRRRGLTALPVTYIGKAATFALMSGLPLVLLGQYDALWSRVVLAWGWGFVVWGLAMYLWSGALYLIQVGMVVRILPPKSPPAHTTEPARG
- the secA2 gene encoding accessory Sec system translocase SecA2; this translates as MLGARVDKDQGRSMDLVRRSAEFDAKAAELDDEQLRKAARLLELKDLADASDIPQFLAIAREASERATGLRPFDVQLLGALRMLAGDVIEMATGEGKTLSGAIAAAGYALGGRSVHVITINDYLARRDAEWVGPLIEAMGLTVGWITADSTAAERRAAYQCDVTYASVNEVGFDVLRDQLVVDVADLVSPNPDVALIDEADSVLVDEALVPLVLAGTSHRETPRVEIIRMVGELTEGKDFATDSDSRNVHLTEAGAQKVEAKLGGIDLYSEEHVSTTLTEINVALHAHVLLQRDVHYIVRDDAVHLINASRGRIATLQRWPDGLQAAVEAKEGIETTETGEVLDTITVQALINRYPTVCGMTGTALAAGEQLRQFYKLGVSPIPPNKPNIREDEVDRVYVTAAARNDAVIEHIKEVHETGQPVLVGTRDVAESEELHRRLVKAGVPAVVLNAKNDAEEAAVIAEAGKLGAVTVSTQMAGRGTDIRLGGSHADEHDAEKEQVAELGGLHVIGTGRHHTERLDNQLRGRAGRQGDPGSSVFFSSWEDDVVVAHLESGKLPLDCDDTGRVTHPKAASLLEHAQRVAEGRLLDVHANTWRYNQLIAQQRAILVERRETLLRTTTARDELAELSPDRYAELVEQLAPDGEEKLEKICRMIMLFHLDRGWAEHLAYLSDIRESIHLRALGRQNPLDEFHRMAVDAFASLAADAIEAAQQTFETAPSIEDEPGVDLSKLARPTSTWTYMVHDNPLNDDTLSALSLPGVFR
- a CDS encoding small basic family protein — translated: MIGIVALVVGIVLGVIFRPDVPEVVAPYLPIAVVAALDAVFGGLRAYLERIFDAKVFVVSFVFNVLVAALIVYLGDQLGVGTQLSTAIIVVLGIRIFGNAAALRRRLFGA
- a CDS encoding DUF881 domain-containing protein, with product MTEHKPQHSAPHQHGRHELPPEHARPGSGGLNAEVTGRGRSQLVFAMLGVLLCLLLGVAIATQVRQTDSGDSLETARPADLVILLDSLQQREAALSTEVAELQQTLAQLQASGDNDQAAIENARARLAALSILIGTVPATGPGVILTITDPTGGVAAETILDVINELRAAGTEAMEIRGQRNGQQVAVRVGVETWVVGEPGALIVDTTSVGPPYSVLAIGDPPTLAAAMNIPGGAVDSIERVGGTMTVQQSERVDVTALRQPKARQYAQPVK